A DNA window from Niabella yanshanensis contains the following coding sequences:
- a CDS encoding glycoside hydrolase family 43 protein, whose protein sequence is MHKKILLVLLGWLQIMHIKAQNPVIRHIFTADPAPLVYHNTVYLYAGRDTATVDAKTYEMPSWHVFSSRNMVDWKDHGPVLKPTDFSWASRAANAAHCIERNGKFYWYISVMHKNTEVSKGGVAIGVAVSDNPTGPFKDAIGKALITNEMTTDMKHSWDDLDPAAFIDDDGQAYLFWGNGSCKWARLKENMIELDGPVHTFKPDHFTEAPWVYKRNDLYYLLYAANFPESIDYATATDIKGPWKYRGRVQDPVTNSTTTHPGVIDFKGKSYFFYHDGSMPTGSSYRRSIKVDYLRYNSDGTIRKIVETAKGVRKVNQ, encoded by the coding sequence CGCTGACCCCGCACCGTTGGTGTATCACAATACGGTATACTTATATGCGGGTAGGGATACTGCTACAGTTGACGCGAAAACCTACGAGATGCCCAGCTGGCATGTTTTTTCTTCCAGGAATATGGTTGATTGGAAAGATCACGGTCCTGTTCTAAAACCAACGGATTTTTCCTGGGCTTCCCGTGCTGCCAATGCTGCACATTGTATCGAAAGAAATGGTAAATTCTATTGGTATATTTCTGTGATGCATAAGAATACTGAAGTTAGTAAAGGCGGTGTTGCAATTGGTGTGGCTGTATCCGACAACCCTACAGGCCCTTTTAAAGATGCTATTGGCAAAGCTCTTATCACGAACGAGATGACTACAGATATGAAGCATTCCTGGGATGACCTCGACCCTGCTGCTTTTATCGATGACGATGGGCAGGCTTATTTATTCTGGGGTAATGGAAGCTGCAAATGGGCCAGGCTGAAAGAAAATATGATTGAACTGGACGGGCCTGTCCATACCTTTAAACCAGATCATTTTACGGAAGCACCCTGGGTGTATAAACGTAATGATCTATATTATTTACTTTATGCAGCCAACTTCCCGGAGAGTATCGATTATGCTACCGCCACTGATATAAAAGGTCCGTGGAAGTACAGGGGCCGTGTACAGGATCCGGTGACCAACAGCACTACTACTCATCCGGGTGTAATAGATTTTAAAGGCAAATCTTATTTCTTTTATCATGACGGATCAATGCCTACAGGTAGTAGCTACCGGCGTTCTATCAAGGTTGATTACCTGCGTTACAACAGTGATGGAACCATCAGGAAAATTGTAGAAACAGCAAAAGGAGTTCGTAAAGTGAACCAGTAG
- a CDS encoding glycoside hydrolase family 127 protein, with protein sequence MKQLRLSGVIRKTNKIAAKVGVLTGIYVIMSYSSVAQDKLYGNAFSLNDVKVTGGILKHAQDLNIEVLLKYDVDRLLAGYRKEAGLPAKSKIYPNWEGLDGHVGGHYLTALAMNYASTGNQECKRRMDYMIAELKACMNANGKLNPDWAVGYIGAVPGGTALWPKIKAGDIAPIWKYWVPWYNVHKMYAGLRDAWMYGGSAEARNLFLSFCDWAVNITGGLSDAQMESMLGSEHGGMNEVLADAYQMTHDDRYLKAAKRFSHREFLEPLSKGIDNLDNKHANTQVPKAVGFERVGELSNDTQYKRAGAFFWETVTGNRSLAFGGNSRREFFPSVPFYREYISDVEGPESCNTYNMLKLSQGLFRLSPDAKYMDFYERALYNHILSTQHPQHGGYVYFTPARPRHYRVYSAPNEAMWCCVGSGMENHGKYGEQIYTHGRDSLFLNLFIASELNWKQKAMKLKQETLFPDEARTKLSVVSGAGKFTLMVRYPSWVKEGALKILVNGKQITYQQKPSSYIAINRQWKKGDVVLIDLPMHTTVEQMPNVPEYIAIMHGPLLLGAKTGIENIRGLIADDGRWSHIAHGEKLPVNQAPVIVSGRVEDISQKLVPVKGKPLQFTFARNLNVVNNADLVLEPFFRIHDSRYMMYWMALTPVQYNNYMDSIAHAEKEKLELEKRTVDFVAPGEQQPEVDHQMQSERSRKGNAHNQAFREASGGGYFSYSLATNKHTDLALRVRYWGSEGGNKSFDIYIDDQKLITENLNNKWNRFNMVDVEYAIPANMLAGKDYVRVKFQASGPNTAGPVYYLRLVKPKK encoded by the coding sequence ATGAAGCAATTAAGATTATCGGGAGTTATAAGAAAAACGAATAAGATAGCTGCTAAGGTGGGGGTGCTTACCGGCATATATGTTATAATGTCTTATAGTAGTGTAGCACAGGACAAGCTGTATGGAAATGCTTTTTCATTAAATGATGTTAAAGTAACCGGCGGTATTTTAAAACATGCTCAGGACCTTAACATAGAAGTGTTGTTAAAGTATGATGTCGATCGTTTGTTGGCAGGATATAGAAAAGAAGCCGGGCTTCCCGCGAAATCAAAGATCTATCCTAACTGGGAAGGCCTGGATGGTCATGTTGGAGGTCATTATTTAACGGCATTGGCTATGAATTATGCATCCACCGGTAATCAGGAGTGTAAGAGGCGGATGGATTATATGATCGCTGAATTAAAAGCCTGTATGAATGCTAATGGTAAATTAAACCCCGATTGGGCCGTGGGTTATATAGGCGCCGTTCCGGGCGGGACAGCATTATGGCCTAAAATTAAAGCTGGTGATATTGCTCCAATCTGGAAATATTGGGTTCCCTGGTACAATGTTCATAAAATGTATGCGGGGTTAAGAGACGCCTGGATGTACGGAGGAAGTGCTGAAGCGCGAAACCTGTTCCTGTCTTTTTGCGATTGGGCGGTTAACATTACCGGTGGTCTGTCAGACGCACAAATGGAAAGCATGCTGGGTAGTGAGCATGGGGGTATGAATGAAGTGTTAGCTGATGCATACCAAATGACTCATGATGACAGGTATCTCAAAGCCGCAAAGAGATTTTCACACAGGGAATTTTTGGAACCCTTGTCAAAAGGAATAGACAACCTGGATAACAAACATGCCAATACACAGGTGCCCAAAGCAGTGGGGTTTGAGCGGGTGGGAGAATTATCCAACGATACGCAATACAAGCGTGCCGGAGCGTTCTTTTGGGAAACGGTAACCGGCAACCGGTCCCTGGCTTTCGGCGGCAACAGCCGCAGGGAATTTTTTCCCAGTGTTCCTTTTTACCGGGAGTATATAAGCGATGTGGAGGGTCCCGAAAGTTGCAATACTTATAATATGCTGAAGCTTTCCCAAGGGCTTTTCAGGCTGAGTCCTGACGCAAAATATATGGACTTTTACGAACGTGCATTGTACAACCATATCCTTTCTACCCAGCATCCGCAACATGGGGGATATGTGTATTTTACTCCCGCACGTCCGCGTCATTACAGGGTTTACTCAGCGCCTAATGAAGCCATGTGGTGTTGTGTAGGTAGTGGCATGGAAAATCATGGTAAGTATGGTGAACAGATATATACGCATGGAAGAGATTCTTTGTTTCTCAATTTATTTATTGCATCGGAGTTAAACTGGAAGCAAAAAGCAATGAAGTTAAAGCAGGAAACCTTATTTCCCGATGAAGCCAGAACAAAGCTTTCAGTGGTAAGTGGCGCTGGTAAATTTACTTTAATGGTGCGCTATCCGTCGTGGGTAAAAGAGGGTGCTTTAAAAATTTTAGTTAACGGGAAACAGATTACCTATCAACAAAAGCCGTCTTCTTATATAGCCATTAACCGGCAGTGGAAAAAGGGAGATGTGGTGTTGATTGATTTGCCCATGCATACTACCGTAGAACAAATGCCGAATGTGCCGGAATATATAGCTATCATGCATGGTCCGCTTTTATTAGGTGCCAAAACCGGAATTGAAAACATCAGGGGTTTGATTGCTGACGATGGGCGATGGAGCCATATTGCCCATGGCGAAAAATTACCGGTAAACCAGGCGCCCGTTATTGTTTCAGGACGGGTAGAGGATATTTCCCAAAAGCTGGTTCCGGTAAAGGGAAAACCGTTGCAATTTACATTTGCCCGCAACTTAAATGTGGTTAATAATGCTGATTTGGTGTTAGAGCCTTTCTTCCGCATACACGATTCGCGTTATATGATGTACTGGATGGCTTTAACCCCGGTACAGTATAACAATTATATGGATTCGATTGCTCATGCTGAAAAAGAAAAGCTGGAGCTGGAGAAAAGAACGGTAGACTTCGTCGCGCCCGGTGAGCAGCAACCCGAGGTAGATCACCAGATGCAAAGTGAGCGGTCTCGAAAAGGGAATGCGCACAACCAGGCTTTCCGAGAAGCTTCAGGCGGTGGGTATTTTAGTTACAGCCTGGCTACCAATAAGCATACCGACCTGGCCTTAAGGGTTCGTTACTGGGGTTCCGAAGGTGGAAACAAGAGTTTTGATATTTATATCGACGATCAAAAACTGATCACTGAAAATCTTAACAATAAGTGGAACCGCTTTAACATGGTGGATGTTGAATACGCGATACCGGCCAATATGCTGGCAGGAAAAGATTATGTGAGAGTTAAGTTTCAAGCCTCAGGACCCAACACCGCCGGTCCCGTTTACTATTTAAGATTGGTGAAACCTAAAAAATAG
- a CDS encoding glycoside hydrolase family 43 protein, whose translation MKKNILFCWLASFSLMAGLHAQQNQKAQNPIIFADVPDISITRVGKNYYMSSTTMHMSPGVPIMKSTDLVNWKLIGYCYDTLNKAGVDAMNLDNSKSTYGRGSWASSIRYHKGTYYVSTFAQTTGKTYIYTTKDIEKGPWKAIEFKPMMHDHSLVFDDDGKVYMLYGGGKLRLVELKDDLTGVKEGTDRIVIENATLPTTPEGTRGGLPAEGSQVFKVNGKFYLFNISWPPGGQRSVIIHRANTITGPWEGRIGLQDKGVAQGGLIDTPDGRWFAYLFRDYGAVGRIPYLVPVKWVDGWPVIGDENGKVPMTLDLPESKGLIPGIVASDEFTRKKGEQVLPLVWQWNHNPVNELWSVTARKGYLRLTTGRIDTSLLLARNTLTQRTVGPTSLGATSIDVSHMKDGDFAGITLLQRNYGVLGVKIEGDKRSLIMINASDNKPVVAATVPLNQHVVHLKATCDFTDKKDVADFFYSLDGKTWVPIGTQLKMAYTIPHFMGYRYGLFNYATKVTGGYADFDYFRIENK comes from the coding sequence ATGAAGAAAAACATACTTTTTTGCTGGCTGGCTTCCTTTTCTTTAATGGCGGGTCTTCATGCCCAGCAAAATCAGAAAGCGCAAAATCCCATCATCTTTGCTGATGTACCGGATATCTCAATTACTCGGGTAGGAAAGAATTATTACATGAGCAGCACCACCATGCACATGAGTCCGGGTGTGCCTATTATGAAATCTACTGATTTGGTAAACTGGAAGCTCATAGGTTATTGTTATGATACGCTCAACAAAGCAGGTGTGGATGCTATGAACCTGGACAATAGCAAAAGTACTTATGGTCGTGGTTCCTGGGCGAGTAGCATTCGGTATCATAAAGGCACTTATTATGTTTCTACATTTGCGCAGACTACTGGTAAAACCTATATCTACACGACAAAAGATATTGAAAAAGGACCATGGAAGGCAATAGAATTTAAACCCATGATGCACGACCATTCATTGGTTTTTGATGACGATGGCAAAGTATATATGTTGTACGGCGGCGGTAAATTACGGTTGGTGGAATTAAAAGATGATCTTACCGGCGTTAAAGAAGGTACTGACCGCATAGTAATTGAGAATGCTACATTACCGACCACCCCTGAAGGAACCCGCGGAGGGCTGCCGGCAGAAGGCTCACAGGTATTTAAAGTAAATGGCAAATTTTACCTGTTCAATATTTCATGGCCTCCCGGTGGGCAGCGTTCGGTTATTATTCATCGTGCCAATACAATTACCGGACCATGGGAAGGTAGAATAGGCTTACAGGACAAAGGCGTAGCGCAAGGTGGTTTAATTGATACCCCTGATGGTCGCTGGTTTGCCTACCTTTTCCGGGATTATGGAGCAGTAGGCCGCATTCCTTACCTGGTTCCTGTAAAATGGGTGGATGGATGGCCGGTGATTGGAGATGAAAATGGTAAAGTACCTATGACCCTTGATCTTCCGGAAAGTAAAGGTTTAATTCCGGGCATAGTGGCTTCTGATGAGTTCACGCGTAAAAAAGGTGAACAGGTTTTACCGCTTGTATGGCAATGGAATCATAACCCGGTAAATGAATTGTGGTCAGTAACAGCCAGAAAAGGTTATTTGCGGCTAACTACCGGACGTATCGATACCAGCTTGCTGCTGGCACGCAATACGCTTACGCAACGTACAGTAGGGCCCACTTCTTTGGGAGCTACTTCGATAGATGTGTCTCATATGAAGGATGGCGATTTTGCGGGGATCACCCTGCTTCAAAGAAATTATGGAGTATTAGGTGTAAAAATAGAGGGAGACAAAAGGTCACTGATAATGATCAACGCCAGCGATAATAAGCCGGTGGTAGCGGCAACCGTTCCCCTCAACCAGCATGTTGTTCACCTGAAAGCCACCTGTGATTTCACCGATAAAAAGGATGTAGCTGATTTCTTTTACAGCTTAGATGGCAAAACATGGGTTCCTATCGGTACACAGTTGAAAATGGCCTATACTATTCCACACTTTATGGGATATAGATATGGCCTGTTTAACTATGCCACGAAAGTTACCGGTGGGTATGCGGATTTTGATTATTTCCGCATTGAGAACAAATAA